One Actinomycetota bacterium DNA segment encodes these proteins:
- a CDS encoding 50S ribosomal protein L25, whose translation MEVKLKATVREPGKHSAITELRDAGLIPGTYYGKKIDPVSVYVSDHELREALHTEAGLNVLIELLVQAPEGVQAPDLKGKQVVIIKDMQRNPIRGDILHVDFVKVSMTEEITAAIPILLNGEAPGVKVGGVLQHSIREVTVKSLPANLPDSLAIDVSVMEIGDSLKVSDLPVTEGVEIQDDLEEILVSVVPPTKVEEVVPVEGEEVEVEGEEAEPEVIGEKKEEAEQTEE comes from the coding sequence GTGGAAGTTAAGTTAAAGGCAACTGTCAGGGAGCCGGGCAAGCACAGCGCCATCACCGAACTGCGTGATGCCGGTTTGATCCCCGGCACCTACTACGGCAAGAAGATCGACCCGGTATCCGTCTATGTCAGCGACCATGAACTGCGGGAAGCGCTGCATACGGAGGCGGGTTTAAACGTTCTTATCGAACTGCTTGTGCAAGCGCCGGAAGGCGTTCAAGCACCGGACCTTAAAGGGAAACAGGTCGTCATCATCAAGGACATGCAGCGAAATCCGATTCGCGGAGACATCCTTCACGTCGACTTCGTCAAGGTGAGCATGACGGAAGAAATCACGGCCGCGATACCGATCCTTCTCAACGGCGAGGCGCCGGGCGTCAAGGTGGGCGGTGTGCTTCAGCATTCGATTCGTGAGGTCACCGTCAAGAGTCTGCCCGCCAACCTGCCTGATTCCTTGGCGATAGACGTAAGCGTCATGGAAATCGGCGACAGCCTGAAAGTATCGGACTTACCTGTAACCGAAGGCGTGGAGATCCAAGACGACCTCGAGGAGATTCTGGTTTCTGTTGTCCCGCCGACCAAGGTCGAGGAAGTCGTCCCGGTCGAAGGCGAAGAGGTCGAGGTCGAAGGCGAAGAGGCCGAACCCGAAGTCATCGGCGAGAAGAAAGAAGAAGCGGAACAAACCGAGGAATAG
- the pth gene encoding aminoacyl-tRNA hydrolase — MFLIAGLGNPGQEYAGNRHNLGFMVVDEIARRLGVVFRPTKMDALVADVVDDDSRLLLVKPQTFMNESGRSIKLIRLLFDVPLENMVVIHDDMDIEFGDLRLKDDGGSAGHNGLQSIIDELGEDDFKRIRIGIGRPPGRQDPSKFVLKDFTKKERGEVDFIVDEAADIALKLAEKRP, encoded by the coding sequence TTGTTTCTTATCGCGGGCCTGGGCAATCCCGGCCAGGAATACGCCGGCAACAGGCACAATCTTGGTTTCATGGTCGTCGACGAGATCGCCCGGCGGTTGGGCGTCGTCTTTCGACCGACAAAAATGGATGCGCTCGTCGCGGACGTAGTCGACGACGACTCGAGATTGCTTCTGGTCAAACCCCAAACATTCATGAATGAGAGCGGCCGGAGTATCAAGCTTATCCGGCTGCTCTTTGACGTTCCACTGGAGAACATGGTCGTTATCCATGACGATATGGATATCGAATTCGGCGATCTCAGGCTGAAGGATGACGGCGGAAGCGCCGGACACAACGGCCTCCAGTCAATCATTGACGAACTGGGAGAGGATGACTTTAAGCGCATCCGCATCGGTATCGGCCGGCCGCCTGGCCGCCAGGATCCCTCCAAATTCGTCCTCAAGGACTTCACCAAGAAAGAGCGCGGCGAGGTTGATTTCATCGTTGACGAAGCGGCCGATATAGCTCTTAAACTGGCTGAAAAGCGTCCATGA